In a single window of the Anaerobaca lacustris genome:
- the hflC gene encoding protease modulator HflC, translating to MKKIAIPILIAVIFGIMALYLVSFQVRETEAAFITRFGRPLEDREITRPGLYFKWPTPIERVHRFDSRMRVLDAPPAETTTRGAVPIIVSTYVVWRVAEPLKFLNAVGTVADANDAIRYRLNNAQNRVLGEHTFGEIVNSDPEKIKLGQIQAEMLADLQGPVRNDYGIEIKTLGIKQLKISEDVTKEVFERMRAERRRRTETTVAQGNAEAIKIRTDADAKRATLLAAAEGRAKAIRGRGDAEAAQYYQMMEEAPELAMLLRNLETLLTSLKERTTLIIPANVEPFKYLREMPSLEPGK from the coding sequence ATGAAGAAGATCGCTATTCCCATACTGATCGCCGTCATCTTCGGCATTATGGCGCTCTACCTCGTCTCATTTCAGGTTCGCGAGACGGAGGCGGCGTTCATCACGCGCTTCGGCCGTCCGCTGGAGGATCGTGAGATCACTCGTCCCGGCCTGTATTTCAAGTGGCCCACCCCGATCGAGCGGGTCCACCGATTCGATTCGCGCATGAGGGTTCTCGATGCCCCTCCGGCCGAGACCACCACGCGAGGGGCGGTGCCCATCATCGTCAGCACGTATGTCGTCTGGCGCGTCGCCGAGCCGCTCAAATTCCTCAATGCGGTCGGGACCGTCGCGGACGCCAACGACGCCATTCGCTATCGGCTCAACAACGCGCAGAACCGGGTCCTCGGCGAGCACACGTTCGGCGAGATCGTCAACAGCGACCCGGAGAAAATCAAGCTTGGACAGATCCAGGCCGAGATGCTGGCGGACCTCCAGGGCCCGGTGCGAAATGACTATGGCATCGAGATCAAGACGCTCGGAATCAAGCAGCTCAAGATCAGTGAAGATGTGACGAAGGAGGTTTTCGAGCGAATGCGGGCCGAGCGGCGCCGCCGGACGGAGACCACCGTCGCCCAGGGCAACGCCGAGGCCATCAAGATCCGAACCGATGCCGACGCCAAGAGAGCGACGCTGCTGGCGGCGGCCGAGGGGCGGGCCAAGGCCATCCGCGGGCGGGGGGACGCCGAGGCGGCCCAGTATTATCAGATGATGGAAGAGGCGCCGGAACTGGCCATGCTCCTGCGGAATCTGGAGACGCTGTTGACAAGTCTGAAGGAGCGGACGACTCTCATCATCCCGGCCAATGTCGAACCGTTCAAGTATCTTCGCGAAATGCCGTCACTGGAACCGGGAAAGTGA
- a CDS encoding SPFH domain-containing protein has product MTTSSKRPEHVAWVSLVLSLIFFGIAFFLGRWSGFFSVSAVAWQILGAALIWLVLAIQFHQRSLAEQERLDMTQLAQDKSGSSLFEGKGERATLLAAAQRRLDLLEKWFLPIFSALIAVYEIALGLYLLRGLTPAVSVPTQQPLVCAILLTVVAFVSFLLSRYATGMSAELAWKPLRAGGSFLLGVAVVCFALALSLAGTHFQFRMPLLVMGYVVPILLIVLGAETALNTVLDIYRPRLKGQYSRSAFDSRLLGIINEPGGVFRSLAAAIDYQFGFQVSQTWFYKLLEKAVVPLVLFSIATLYLASCIVVVLPNEEVIVERFGSPTAGNGQVRHLVPGIHFKLPWPIDTAYKHPTKQIMELYVGYVPHRDPKTGRPMAEPALLWGQTHYESEFSFLVASEQGTETLAEGAVPVSLVKANMPIQYRIKDLYTYIYGHRDPAALLEAICYRELTEFAASAEIEVDMVTTGQVDNESLLGAGRTRAKEILTERIQEAADEQGLGIELVFLGVQGIHPPPEVAPDYQAVIGAVQRKHALVLNAEAERNATLGELIGSVEKAYELADLATAYQSAQTEGRTDDAERLGEQFDEALAQAKGEVFKILREAQSYAFERATLAEATGERFAGQIKAFKAAPRIFKEEQRLAVFDEALPGIRKYVVAVDPNDSQVVIVDLQDRLPTSLLDIGGIEETIR; this is encoded by the coding sequence ATGACGACATCGTCGAAACGCCCCGAGCACGTGGCCTGGGTCTCCCTGGTCTTGAGCCTGATCTTTTTCGGGATCGCTTTCTTTCTCGGCCGCTGGAGCGGGTTCTTCTCCGTCTCGGCCGTGGCATGGCAGATCCTCGGCGCCGCGCTGATCTGGCTGGTGCTGGCGATCCAGTTTCACCAGCGCAGTCTGGCCGAACAAGAGCGGCTGGACATGACGCAACTGGCCCAGGACAAGAGCGGATCGAGCCTGTTTGAAGGCAAGGGCGAGCGGGCGACGCTGCTGGCGGCGGCCCAACGCCGGCTCGATTTGCTGGAGAAATGGTTCCTCCCGATCTTCAGCGCCCTGATCGCCGTCTATGAGATCGCCCTGGGTCTGTACCTGCTGCGTGGTCTGACGCCGGCGGTGTCGGTTCCGACCCAGCAGCCGCTGGTCTGTGCCATCCTCCTGACGGTGGTGGCGTTCGTCAGTTTTCTGCTGTCACGCTATGCTACGGGGATGTCGGCCGAACTCGCGTGGAAGCCGTTGCGAGCGGGGGGCAGCTTCCTTCTCGGCGTGGCGGTCGTCTGTTTTGCCCTGGCGTTGTCCCTGGCCGGAACGCATTTCCAGTTCCGCATGCCCCTGCTGGTCATGGGATACGTCGTGCCGATCCTTCTGATCGTGCTCGGCGCCGAGACCGCGCTGAACACCGTGCTGGACATCTATCGCCCTCGGCTGAAGGGCCAGTACAGCCGCTCCGCTTTTGACAGCCGACTGCTCGGGATCATCAACGAACCCGGAGGTGTCTTCCGCAGTCTCGCAGCGGCCATCGACTATCAGTTCGGCTTTCAGGTCTCCCAGACGTGGTTCTACAAGCTGTTGGAGAAGGCTGTCGTGCCGCTCGTTCTTTTCTCGATCGCGACGCTCTATCTGGCCAGTTGCATCGTCGTGGTCTTGCCGAATGAAGAGGTCATCGTCGAACGCTTCGGCAGTCCCACCGCCGGCAACGGCCAGGTTCGCCACCTCGTGCCGGGCATCCATTTCAAGCTGCCTTGGCCCATCGACACCGCCTACAAGCACCCCACCAAGCAAATCATGGAACTCTACGTGGGCTACGTTCCCCACAGGGACCCCAAGACCGGTCGGCCCATGGCCGAACCGGCACTCTTGTGGGGGCAGACCCACTACGAAAGCGAATTCAGCTTTCTGGTGGCCAGCGAACAGGGCACGGAGACTCTTGCGGAAGGGGCGGTGCCGGTCAGCCTGGTTAAGGCAAACATGCCGATTCAGTACCGCATCAAGGACTTGTACACGTATATCTATGGTCATCGCGACCCGGCCGCTCTGCTCGAAGCCATCTGCTACAGAGAGCTGACGGAATTCGCCGCCAGCGCGGAGATCGAGGTCGATATGGTGACCACCGGTCAGGTGGACAACGAGAGTCTGCTCGGCGCCGGGCGGACCCGGGCCAAGGAGATCCTTACCGAGAGGATTCAGGAGGCCGCCGACGAGCAGGGTCTGGGCATCGAGTTGGTGTTTCTCGGCGTCCAGGGCATCCACCCGCCCCCGGAAGTGGCGCCGGATTACCAGGCCGTCATTGGCGCGGTGCAGAGAAAGCATGCGCTCGTCCTCAACGCCGAAGCCGAACGGAACGCCACACTGGGCGAACTGATCGGTTCGGTGGAAAAGGCATATGAACTGGCCGACCTGGCGACCGCATACCAGAGCGCCCAGACGGAAGGGCGAACCGACGACGCCGAGCGACTCGGCGAGCAGTTCGACGAGGCGCTTGCCCAGGCCAAAGGCGAAGTCTTCAAGATCCTCCGCGAGGCCCAGAGCTACGCCTTCGAGAGAGCCACGCTGGCCGAGGCCACGGGAGAACGCTTCGCCGGGCAGATCAAGGCGTTCAAGGCCGCCCCGAGAATCTTCAAGGAAGAACAGCGTCTGGCGGTGTTCGACGAAGCGCTGCCGGGCATACGCAAGTACGTCGTGGCTGTCGATCCCAACGACAGTCAGGTGGTTATTGTAGACCTTCAGGACAGGCTCCCGACCAGTCTGTTGGATATTGGCGGCATAGAGGAGACCATCAGATAA
- a CDS encoding ABC transporter permease subunit → MLNKLAAIARNTFVETIRQPVYAVIIGIALLLFLLSPSLSMYTFDDDNKLLRELGLSTLFLMSLFVAIFSASGAVAVELENKTILTVLTKPVQRPIFMVGKFLGVAAAVGIAHYVGTIALLMTIRHGVLETAADTHDWTVVGAAIAIVAITLLLSTFFNYTYDWKFTSTAVIVLAVLATFGIVFLALIDRNWQFNPAENGIHTLDVYGATLLFLAAVVIAALAVAISARFNTVVTLSACIGLFLLGLTSDYVFGRFAEIHLWARIGRALVPNLQVFWISDAIYEGSTVPAKYILVGGVYAICYAGGILALAVALFQRRQVG, encoded by the coding sequence ATGCTCAATAAGCTCGCTGCGATTGCCAGGAATACGTTTGTCGAAACCATTCGACAACCCGTGTACGCGGTCATCATCGGGATTGCCCTTCTGTTGTTCCTTCTCAGCCCGTCCCTGTCCATGTACACCTTCGACGATGACAACAAACTCTTGCGTGAGCTCGGCCTTTCTACGCTTTTCCTGATGAGCTTGTTCGTGGCAATCTTCTCCGCGTCCGGGGCAGTGGCCGTGGAGCTGGAGAACAAGACGATCCTGACGGTGCTGACCAAACCGGTTCAACGTCCGATATTTATGGTCGGCAAGTTCCTCGGTGTGGCCGCCGCCGTGGGCATTGCCCACTACGTCGGCACGATCGCTCTGCTGATGACCATCCGGCACGGCGTCCTCGAAACGGCCGCGGACACGCACGACTGGACCGTGGTGGGCGCCGCCATCGCGATCGTGGCGATCACCCTCCTTCTCAGCACGTTCTTCAACTACACCTACGACTGGAAGTTCACCTCGACGGCGGTGATCGTTCTGGCGGTGCTCGCCACATTCGGCATCGTGTTTCTGGCGTTGATCGACCGCAACTGGCAGTTCAACCCGGCCGAGAACGGAATCCACACTCTTGACGTCTACGGGGCGACGCTGCTGTTCCTGGCGGCTGTCGTCATCGCGGCCCTGGCGGTCGCGATCTCGGCGCGATTCAACACCGTGGTGACTCTTTCGGCCTGCATCGGGCTGTTCCTGCTGGGGCTGACGAGCGACTATGTGTTCGGCCGGTTTGCCGAGATCCACCTGTGGGCTCGAATCGGCCGGGCGCTGGTCCCGAACCTGCAGGTGTTCTGGATCAGCGACGCCATTTATGAGGGCAGTACCGTACCCGCCAAGTACATCCTCGTTGGTGGGGTCTACGCGATCTGCTACGCGGGGGGCATCCTTGCTCTGGCCGTGGCGCTGTTTCAAAGGAGGCAGGTCGGCTGA
- a CDS encoding N-acetyltransferase codes for MDVRNAKISDAKAISALINCYAEHDKMLFRSLAEIYENLQMFLVAEEDGAVVGCCALEIIWSDLAEIKSLAVAPGQKGKGLGRALVAAAVEQARQLGVPRVFALTLEPRFFERVGFAVVKKEDLPMKVWSDCARCPKQQECDEIAVAKPLTDAD; via the coding sequence ATGGACGTACGCAACGCGAAAATCTCGGACGCCAAGGCGATCTCGGCTCTGATCAACTGCTACGCGGAGCACGACAAGATGCTCTTTCGGTCGCTGGCGGAGATCTATGAGAACCTCCAGATGTTCCTGGTGGCCGAAGAAGACGGCGCCGTCGTCGGGTGCTGCGCGCTGGAGATCATCTGGTCGGACCTGGCGGAGATCAAGTCGCTGGCCGTGGCTCCCGGCCAGAAGGGCAAGGGCCTCGGACGCGCCCTGGTCGCCGCCGCCGTGGAGCAGGCGCGGCAGCTCGGCGTACCCCGTGTCTTCGCCCTGACTCTCGAGCCGCGGTTCTTCGAGCGGGTGGGGTTCGCCGTCGTCAAGAAGGAGGACCTGCCCATGAAGGTCTGGAGCGATTGCGCACGCTGTCCGAAACAACAGGAGTGCGACGAAATCGCCGTGGCCAAGCCGTTGACGGATGCAGACTGA
- a CDS encoding 3-hydroxyacyl-ACP dehydratase FabZ family protein yields the protein MKFVLIDRIVSLEMGRRLCAVKNVSLAEEYLADHFPAFPVLPGVLLLEGLVESAGWLVRTKENFAHSMVLLESARNVKYKSFVAPGSQVVYTVEAKAIEDRASSFSGCGTVDGTTILEARFGLRHFNLAEREPAWAAVDARLKEEMKNRYKLLSQQD from the coding sequence ATGAAGTTCGTATTGATAGACAGAATCGTGTCGTTGGAGATGGGCCGCCGTCTCTGCGCGGTCAAGAACGTTTCCTTGGCCGAAGAGTACCTGGCCGATCATTTTCCCGCGTTTCCGGTCTTGCCGGGCGTCTTGCTCCTGGAGGGACTGGTGGAGTCGGCCGGTTGGCTTGTCCGAACCAAGGAAAACTTCGCCCACAGCATGGTCCTGCTGGAGTCGGCGCGGAACGTCAAGTACAAGAGCTTCGTGGCCCCCGGCTCGCAGGTGGTGTACACCGTCGAGGCCAAGGCCATCGAGGATCGCGCCAGCAGCTTTTCCGGCTGCGGCACCGTGGACGGCACAACGATCCTGGAGGCGCGCTTCGGCCTGAGGCATTTCAACCTGGCCGAGCGAGAGCCGGCGTGGGCGGCGGTCGACGCGCGGCTCAAAGAGGAGATGAAGAACCGATACAAGCTGCTGTCTCAGCAGGATTGA
- a CDS encoding acyl carrier protein — MTMSRDEIFQKVQEVLVDALGADDDEVTPDATLMGDLGAESIDFLDIVFRLEKAFAIKVPREELFPAESLLNNPDLVSNGKLTEQGLAELRASVPHTDLTEFEKDPDINKLANLFTVNAIVNYIDGKINAA, encoded by the coding sequence ATGACCATGAGTCGCGACGAGATTTTTCAAAAGGTCCAGGAGGTATTGGTGGACGCCCTCGGGGCGGACGACGACGAAGTGACGCCCGATGCCACGCTCATGGGCGACTTGGGCGCCGAGAGCATCGACTTCCTGGACATCGTGTTTCGCCTGGAGAAGGCGTTTGCAATCAAGGTGCCCCGTGAAGAGCTGTTCCCCGCCGAGAGTCTGCTGAACAATCCGGATCTGGTCAGCAACGGCAAACTGACCGAGCAAGGCCTGGCCGAGTTGCGGGCCAGCGTGCCCCATACCGATTTGACCGAGTTCGAGAAGGACCCCGATATCAACAAGCTGGCCAATCTGTTCACCGTCAATGCCATCGTCAACTACATCGACGGCAAGATCAATGCCGCCTGA
- a CDS encoding 3-hydroxyacyl-ACP dehydratase FabZ family protein, whose amino-acid sequence MRWIWIDKFLEFESGRRAVALKNVTLAEDHLHDHFPGFPIMPECLMIEAMAQTAGILVGQANDFREKVVLAKISKAVFFDFVRPGDSLRIEAQISSIAPEAASTTGCILRDGQVIAEIELMFSHVDQNLAGKKFPEENFVFTGLFTSLLRDIVLDAAASPAETG is encoded by the coding sequence ATGCGTTGGATCTGGATCGACAAATTCCTGGAGTTCGAAAGCGGCCGTCGTGCCGTGGCCCTCAAGAATGTGACGTTGGCGGAGGACCATCTGCACGATCACTTTCCGGGCTTTCCGATCATGCCGGAGTGCCTGATGATCGAGGCGATGGCCCAGACGGCCGGGATCCTCGTCGGTCAGGCGAATGACTTTCGCGAGAAAGTCGTTCTGGCCAAGATCAGCAAGGCCGTCTTCTTCGATTTCGTCCGGCCGGGCGACAGCCTGCGGATCGAGGCGCAGATCAGCTCGATCGCGCCGGAAGCCGCGAGCACGACCGGGTGCATCCTGCGAGATGGCCAGGTCATCGCGGAGATCGAGCTGATGTTCAGCCACGTCGATCAGAATCTCGCGGGCAAGAAGTTCCCCGAGGAGAATTTCGTCTTCACGGGGTTGTTTACGTCGCTTCTGCGCGACATCGTCCTGGATGCGGCCGCGTCGCCGGCGGAGACAGGCTGA